The genomic segment ATTTTCTTATTGGTTTCTCTTGCTAAAATAGAAACAATCTTGTTTAAACAATGTGATCCTTGACAATTTCCAAATGCAGCACCGGTTCTTCTTTTAACTCCTTCTACCGTCCGTGCACCTAAAGGTCTCCTTATAGCATCCACTATTTCACCTTCAGTTACTTTTTCACATCCGCATATTATATTACCATATTTTTTATCTATCTTAATAATACTTTTTCTTTCCTCGTCACACAATTCTCTAAACTTATAGTACTCACGCCTTTTATCATTGAAATCTTTTTTGAGCTTGCATTCCATCTTGCTCACTACACTCTCACATACAATGCTTGCTATAGCAGGTGTCATAGTAACTTGACCGTAGTGCTTTCCTTTAATCTGAATAAGTCCATCATCTATACCGCTATCATCAATTATCATAGGCTCTTCGAAAAAGGGCCATTCTAAAAACATTTTAACATCCATATCGTCTAGACCATTTGTTATCTTGGATACCCTATTTACTATTTCATCATAACTGACATTCTTTTTTGTATCAAAAGCAGCTACAGTATCGCCCTCCATAGTTGGAATTGTATACATACTTTCCCCTTTAACATTAATCATAAATAATGCATGCGAAAATCTTGCTTTTTTATCATTGTCTAAAAGTATATACTTTGATATTCCTTCATTATTATTTACATGAAGTTTTTTTTCATTTACTATACTGTAATTTTCTGAAGGTGTTGTATTTATTACCATTTTGCAAGTGAATTTATTTTTATTAGTAACAACTCTAAATCCTTTTGATATTTCTTGAATATCTATTACTTCTTCTTCTAATTTAAATTTTACACCATTATCAAATGCCACTTCGCCATAAGATAATGCTAAATCAAATGGACAAATTACCCCCGTATTTTTAGAATATAACGCTTTTTTAACATCTATATTTAAGTTTTGTTCCATTTCATATATGTATTCTGGTTCTAAAATAAATACGTCCTTCGTGCCTCGCTCTATTGCTCTATTATATATTTTTTTGATTATTTCAACCTCTTCATCAGTTTGAGCAATTATTAAGGAACCGCACCTTTTAAAGGGAACATTAAATTTAGCACTTATAGTATCCATCATTTTATTACCCATACGTTCAAGCTTTGCAGTTAAAACATCTTCACTTTCAATACCATTATATATCATAGCAGTGTTTATTAATGCTACATCATCCGCTATATCATAGTCTTTTTCAATAACAGCTATATTAAGATTATATTTTGAGATCTCATAAGCAACTGCACATCCAATTATTCCTCCGCCCAAAATAAGTACATCATAGTCCATCGTAACCCTCCAGCATAAAACAAAACTGTTTTAATTTACATTATTATTATATCCTTTTTTAAACATGTGACTCAATATGTTAAATTTTTTCCTAATTTCACTAAAAAAGAAGAACAGTCATCCATTCTTCTTTTCGCCCGTATTTTAGACGTAATTGTCATTTGATGGATATTCAATCTCTTATACTATAACAAGAAAGCATTTTTTTTAAACTTTCTTTATTTATAGGTTTATTTAAAATGAAATCAACATTATTCATATCTTGACCTTCAAAAGATCCCACCCAACCTGTCATTAAGCAAAAATATGTCTGATTGTTTATTTTTTTAACTTTTTCAGCAACTTGAAACCCATTAATACTCGGCATGGTAAAATCACATACAATTATATCATATTTTCTCCTTTGTAACTCTGAGTCTAAATTTTCACATCCACAAGCCTTTGTTTTACATTTAACAATTGATTTTATCATACTAGCAACAACATTTCTTATTTGCTCCTGATCATCGATAACAAGAATGTTGCCTTCAAAATCAATTACATCCCTTAATCCTACGTCATCACTTTTAGTTATTTTTTCACATAGGGGTAATTTAATAATAAAAGAAGTTCCTACATTTTGTTTGCTTTCAATTTCCATGCTCCCTTTATGTGAAAGTATTATATTATAAGAGATACTTAATCCAAGCCCTGAGCCATCATTACCTTTTGTTGTAAAAAACGGTTCAAATATTCTTTTTTGAATCTCTTTTTTCATTCCCATTCCACTATCTCTTATTTCTATAATAGCCATATTAGCTTTATTTTTAGTAATGAATTCTATTTTACCACCTTTTGGCATAGCATCTATAGCATTTACTATTATATTTATAAATACCTCTCTTATTTCTGTTATATTTCCTTGCATCTCCTCATTAGATTTTAATGATTTAATTATGCTTATTTTTATTCCTTTAAAACTACTTCCTGTTAGCCATTTACTTTTAGTTAAATCTATTGCATCTGAAATTACATTATCTACACTAAAAATTTCAAAATCATTATCTTTTCCATTACATTTTTGGGTTAATTTTTTAACCTTATTAGTAATATTGATTCCATCATACGCACATATTTCTATAATGCTAATCAACTTCAAATTTTCTTTTTCCTTAGTTTTATCCTTTAAAAGTTGAACAGAGCCTACAATTGGTGTAAGTATATTATTTATATCATGAGTTATTCCCGCAGCCATTTCTCCCATAGCTCTCAGTTTTTCGTTTTGTATTAGTCTATTTCGCATATCAGAAAATCTTTTTTGATCCTGTATTAAATAAAATGCAGTTTTACATATTGATTTTAAATGTTCTATGTTATTTTTAGATAGCTCTCTATTATTTTTATATCTTCCTATACATATTACACCCTTAGAACTATCATAATATTCTACATTAATAGCCATATAGCTTACTATGCCTAATAACTTGAATTTTTCTACTAATTCTGAGTCCTCTATTTCACTTAAATTTAATAATGAATCTCCATTACTATTTAATACCATTTCATTGAAGCTATTAATATAATGGATCGTTTTTATATCCTTAATCAAATAGTATTTATGTTTTTTAGTGATCCCATAATAATTACCCAATTCTATCGCATTTTTTTGCTCTTTAACTGAACTATGTAAAATACAAAAATCTACATCACATACAGCCTTAATTTTATTCATTACGATTTCTCTGAATTCATTTTCATCTGTATTTTGGGGTATATCTGAAAAAATATCATTAAATAAAACTAAATTTTTATTCTGATATTTTAGTTGTGAATTAGACTGAAGCATCCAAATTGCTTTTTCTATTTCAC from the Clostridium sp. CM027 genome contains:
- a CDS encoding hybrid sensor histidine kinase/response regulator encodes the protein MKYTNNNLYKAGKNSLCIGTDSLNINNLPKVIIKNISDALINGEKIIFFTDDIFYKNIEKNFDGDEDFIRHNINEGIFKIKTYNIDTFDYDYREFLDIIFVVRQKLRIVWDFKNVIRRVGKVDVLIKCVQKIIECSKDNISNMIYINNNVYNFNELHRFSNLFQTLIIIDRNKEMEFKNKGEIEKAIWMLQSNSQLKYQNKNLVLFNDIFSDIPQNTDENEFREIVMNKIKAVCDVDFCILHSSVKEQKNAIELGNYYGITKKHKYYLIKDIKTIHYINSFNEMVLNSNGDSLLNLSEIEDSELVEKFKLLGIVSYMAINVEYYDSSKGVICIGRYKNNRELSKNNIEHLKSICKTAFYLIQDQKRFSDMRNRLIQNEKLRAMGEMAAGITHDINNILTPIVGSVQLLKDKTKEKENLKLISIIEICAYDGINITNKVKKLTQKCNGKDNDFEIFSVDNVISDAIDLTKSKWLTGSSFKGIKISIIKSLKSNEEMQGNITEIREVFINIIVNAIDAMPKGGKIEFITKNKANMAIIEIRDSGMGMKKEIQKRIFEPFFTTKGNDGSGLGLSISYNIILSHKGSMEIESKQNVGTSFIIKLPLCEKITKSDDVGLRDVIDFEGNILVIDDQEQIRNVVASMIKSIVKCKTKACGCENLDSELQRRKYDIIVCDFTMPSINGFQVAEKVKKINNQTYFCLMTGWVGSFEGQDMNNVDFILNKPINKESLKKMLSCYSIRD
- a CDS encoding NAD(P)/FAD-dependent oxidoreductase, with the translated sequence MDYDVLILGGGIIGCAVAYEISKYNLNIAVIEKDYDIADDVALINTAMIYNGIESEDVLTAKLERMGNKMMDTISAKFNVPFKRCGSLIIAQTDEEVEIIKKIYNRAIERGTKDVFILEPEYIYEMEQNLNIDVKKALYSKNTGVICPFDLALSYGEVAFDNGVKFKLEEEVIDIQEISKGFRVVTNKNKFTCKMVINTTPSENYSIVNEKKLHVNNNEGISKYILLDNDKKARFSHALFMINVKGESMYTIPTMEGDTVAAFDTKKNVSYDEIVNRVSKITNGLDDMDVKMFLEWPFFEEPMIIDDSGIDDGLIQIKGKHYGQVTMTPAIASIVCESVVSKMECKLKKDFNDKRREYYKFRELCDEERKSIIKIDKKYGNIICGCEKVTEGEIVDAIRRPLGARTVEGVKRRTGAAFGNCQGSHCLNKIVSILARETNKKMTEIVKDSKNSNIVLYRIKEFDSM